The nucleotide sequence CGAAGCGTTCCACGTCGGCCGCGTCGGTGACGTCGAGGCCGGCGAACGCCGCTTCGCCGCCGTCGGCCGCAATGCGCTCGACGAGGGCCTGCAGTCGGTCGGTGCGGCGCGCGCCGAGGAACACGCGGTGTCCGTCGGCGGCGAGCCGCAGTGCGGTGGCCTCCCCGATGCCGCTGCTGGCGCCGGTGATGAGGACGACCAGGGTGCTGGTCTCGTGGATGTCGGACATGTCGATCTCCCTTCCGCCTGACGGCGGTTCTCAGATGGCCTGCTCGGTCGGCAGGATGGTCACTTCGGTGAGGTTCACGTGCCGCGGCACCGATGCGATGAACGCGACGGTCTCGGCGACGTCGGCCGGGCGCAGGACGTCGATCTCCGCGATGAGGTCGGCCATGAGCTTGGTCGCGTCCGGGTCGGTGACGTGGTCGGGCAGCTCGGTGTCGACCATGCCGGGCTCGACGGTGGCGACGCGCACCCGCTTGCGCCCGAGTTCGACCCGCAGCAGTCGGGTGAGCTGGCTGAGGTAGGCCTTGGTCCCGGAGTACACGGAGAACTTCTCGAGCACCCGGGTGGCGGCGATCGACGACGTGGTGACCAGGTCGGCGGCGCCGCCGTCGGCCGCAGCGGCCACCAGGTGCGGCACGAAGGCGCCGATCGTGTTCATCACCCCGGAGACGTTGAGGTCGATCTGGCGCTGCCAGTCGTCGGTCCGCAGCTCGTCGATCGCGGAGACGAGCTGGACGCCGGCGTTGGCGAAGACCAGGTCGGGGCGACCGAGGTTGGCGGACACCCGCTCGGCCGCCGCCGCGACGGCGTCACGGTCGGTGACGTCGAGCGCGAGCGGCAGCGCCGTGCCGCCCGCGGCGGTGATGCGGCCGGCCAGCTCCTCGAGCCGGTCCGCGCGCCGTGCGGCCACGGCGACGGCGGCGCCGAGTTCGGCGAGCCGCAGGGCGGTCGCCTGCCCGATGCCGCTCGAGGCGCCGGTGACGACGGCGGTGCGGCCGGCCAGCGGCGCGCCGGCGATGACGGTGGTCGTGGACATGTCGTACTCCTC is from Mycolicibacterium grossiae and encodes:
- a CDS encoding SDR family oxidoreductase; the encoded protein is MSTTTVIAGAPLAGRTAVVTGASSGIGQATALRLAELGAAVAVAARRADRLEELAGRITAAGGTALPLALDVTDRDAVAAAAERVSANLGRPDLVFANAGVQLVSAIDELRTDDWQRQIDLNVSGVMNTIGAFVPHLVAAAADGGAADLVTTSSIAATRVLEKFSVYSGTKAYLSQLTRLLRVELGRKRVRVATVEPGMVDTELPDHVTDPDATKLMADLIAEIDVLRPADVAETVAFIASVPRHVNLTEVTILPTEQAI